One genomic window of Citrobacter sp. Marseille-Q6884 includes the following:
- a CDS encoding FGGY-family carbohydrate kinase: protein MSSGYFLGVDVGSASVRAGVFDASGKRLAFATFPISQFRPGPERVEQSSAEIWQQVCHAVRGAVSSAGIPVEEIRSLGFDATCSLVALDAQGKGLAVSPGESPDHNIIMWMDHRAGLETKRINDTQDPALRYVGGEVSVEMELPKVLWLKNHFPETWQSAHRFYDLADFLVWKATDFDVAGLCTLTCKWNYLAHEQRFSHALLDAVELTDLLNKIPSKILPPGAAVGTLSPEAAQALGLTTDVVVASGMIDAHAGGVALAGAQPVGTLALISGTSNCHMLCSEQEIHTPGVWGPYWSAMLPGYWLTEGGQSAAGALVDWTLQESGASAELFQKAEARGCHPIVLVNEWVAALEESESEPGRYLHVLADHHGNRSPRARPDARGSVYGLTLERGERQVARLYLATLQAIACGTRHIMEVMRENGHTITRLTLCGGATHNPLWLREYADATGCDIHLMQEEDAVTLGAAITGAVASGMWANFPAACQAMVVPGAVIKANPQRQDFYARKYQAYLTMWDQQQTLNQLMQ from the coding sequence ATGAGCAGTGGATATTTCCTCGGTGTGGATGTCGGTTCTGCTAGCGTCAGAGCCGGGGTATTCGATGCCAGCGGTAAACGCCTGGCCTTTGCGACATTCCCCATCTCGCAGTTTCGACCGGGTCCAGAGCGGGTCGAACAATCCTCTGCTGAAATCTGGCAACAGGTTTGTCATGCCGTCAGAGGTGCCGTGTCGTCCGCGGGCATTCCCGTCGAGGAGATCCGCTCATTGGGATTTGATGCGACCTGCTCTCTGGTTGCGCTGGATGCACAAGGGAAGGGGCTGGCGGTTTCGCCAGGTGAGTCGCCAGACCATAACATCATCATGTGGATGGATCACCGTGCTGGTCTGGAAACGAAAAGAATTAATGACACGCAGGATCCAGCTCTGCGCTATGTCGGCGGCGAAGTCAGTGTGGAAATGGAGCTGCCCAAGGTGCTCTGGTTGAAGAATCACTTTCCTGAGACATGGCAGAGCGCGCACCGCTTCTACGATCTGGCGGATTTCCTGGTCTGGAAAGCGACGGATTTCGATGTGGCCGGTCTGTGTACATTGACCTGCAAATGGAACTATCTGGCGCATGAGCAACGTTTTAGCCACGCTTTGCTTGATGCCGTTGAATTGACTGATTTGCTTAACAAAATTCCGTCTAAAATCCTGCCGCCAGGCGCTGCCGTTGGCACGCTGAGCCCGGAGGCCGCACAGGCGCTGGGGCTGACGACTGACGTTGTGGTCGCCAGCGGGATGATTGACGCTCATGCGGGCGGCGTAGCGCTTGCCGGTGCGCAACCTGTGGGAACGCTGGCCTTGATCAGCGGGACGTCAAATTGCCACATGTTGTGTAGTGAGCAGGAAATTCATACGCCGGGCGTGTGGGGACCGTACTGGTCTGCCATGCTGCCGGGGTATTGGCTGACGGAAGGCGGACAAAGCGCCGCCGGCGCGTTAGTTGACTGGACGCTGCAGGAGTCGGGTGCCAGCGCTGAGTTATTTCAGAAGGCCGAAGCGCGTGGGTGTCATCCTATTGTCCTGGTCAATGAATGGGTTGCCGCGTTAGAAGAGAGTGAGTCAGAACCGGGGCGCTATCTGCATGTGCTGGCCGATCATCACGGTAACCGCTCACCGCGCGCGCGACCCGATGCCCGGGGGAGCGTTTACGGTTTGACGCTTGAACGAGGGGAGAGGCAGGTTGCCCGTTTATATCTGGCGACATTGCAGGCCATTGCCTGCGGTACGCGGCACATTATGGAGGTGATGCGCGAAAACGGGCACACCATTACGCGGTTGACGTTGTGCGGTGGAGCCACACACAACCCGCTGTGGTTGCGTGAGTATGCCGATGCAACCGGATGCGATATCCATCTTATGCAAGAAGAGGATGCCGTGACCTTGGGGGCGGCGATTACGGGGGCGGTCGCGAGCGGCATGTGGGCAAATTTCCCGGCAGCCTGTCAGGCGATGGTGGTTCCGGGCGCTGTCATTAAGGCTAACCCGCAGCGGCAGGATTTTTATGCTCGCAAGTATCAGGCCTATCTGACCATGTGGGATCAACAGCAGACGCTTAACCAACTCATGCAGTAA
- a CDS encoding ABC transporter substrate-binding protein, which translates to MRTRNFVYALSLLACMTSSVLAKDMNLPVVSKGFQHEFWQTVKMGTEAAAKELGDKTSYVGPADETQIAEQIQLVENAMAQKPNGLLLAALDANALAPLVETANSRGIKVVTFDSGVNSDIPVSFVATNNRKAGAEAADALAAEVGNKGKVGIIAHVAGTSSAIERSEGFIARMKEKYPDIKVLPVQYSDGDPQKAMDKTIDMVQANPDIAGIYGTNEGSTLGVANAIDSQNLKGKVKVIGFDSTEAIIAFLKSGVIQGFVVQDAYQIGYQGIKTLNAAVSGQSVPKEIDIPVKFVNAKNINTPEIEKLLHPFGKK; encoded by the coding sequence ATGAGAACCAGGAATTTTGTCTATGCGTTATCTCTGCTGGCTTGTATGACATCCAGCGTATTGGCTAAAGATATGAACCTTCCCGTTGTCAGTAAAGGGTTCCAGCATGAGTTCTGGCAAACCGTGAAAATGGGGACGGAGGCTGCGGCGAAAGAGTTGGGCGATAAAACCAGCTATGTCGGACCGGCGGATGAAACTCAAATCGCTGAGCAGATTCAGTTAGTTGAAAATGCGATGGCGCAAAAACCCAATGGGCTGTTGCTGGCGGCATTAGACGCCAATGCGCTGGCGCCTTTGGTGGAAACGGCCAATTCACGCGGTATTAAGGTCGTAACGTTCGACTCAGGCGTAAATTCTGATATCCCGGTCAGCTTTGTCGCCACTAATAACCGTAAAGCCGGTGCCGAAGCCGCCGATGCGCTGGCGGCTGAAGTGGGGAATAAAGGGAAAGTCGGTATCATCGCGCATGTGGCGGGGACCTCTTCAGCGATTGAGCGCTCCGAAGGGTTTATTGCACGCATGAAGGAAAAATACCCGGATATCAAAGTACTGCCTGTTCAATACAGCGATGGTGATCCACAAAAAGCGATGGATAAAACCATCGATATGGTTCAGGCGAACCCTGATATTGCGGGGATCTATGGAACCAACGAAGGGTCAACGCTGGGCGTGGCGAACGCCATCGACAGTCAGAATCTGAAAGGCAAAGTTAAGGTGATTGGTTTTGACAGCACCGAAGCGATTATTGCCTTCCTGAAGTCTGGGGTGATTCAGGGCTTCGTCGTACAGGATGCTTACCAGATCGGCTATCAGGGCATCAAAACACTGAATGCGGCGGTATCAGGTCAATCTGTTCCAAAAGAGATTGATATTCCAGTGAAATTTGTTAATGCGAAGAACATTAATACGCCGGAAATCGAGAAGCTGTTACACCCATTCGGAAAAAAATAA
- a CDS encoding ABC transporter permease — protein sequence MTISVTSSDSNNKKVKINKELLMRLAPLFSLIILVIFFSFGSPFFFNTENIMTIALQTSVIGIMAIGVTFVIITSGIDLSLGSVVAFSGVAVGICATLGLPLPVCILAGVLAGGLCGYINGMLVTKMTIPPFIATLGLMMSVRGINMVMTDGRAIYFADYPSFKMLAQGRLFDVLPYPVFYLVIVALIAAYILKKTVIGRYVYAVGSNEVAAHLSGIKVQRVKIFVYAFCGLLTGIAGVILASRLNSGQPTVGVGYELEAIAAVVIGGTSLMGGIGTIGGTIIGAFIMSVLKNGLNLMGVSQFWQMVAMGVVVIAAVYLDTLRKKIR from the coding sequence ATGACTATCTCTGTAACCTCTTCAGACAGCAATAATAAGAAAGTAAAAATTAACAAAGAACTTTTAATGCGCCTTGCGCCGCTTTTTAGTCTGATTATTTTGGTGATATTTTTTAGTTTTGGATCACCTTTTTTCTTTAATACTGAAAACATTATGACGATTGCTCTGCAAACGTCGGTCATTGGCATTATGGCGATTGGCGTGACCTTCGTCATCATCACGTCAGGGATCGATCTCTCTCTCGGTTCCGTGGTGGCGTTTTCCGGTGTTGCGGTAGGCATATGCGCCACGCTGGGTCTGCCACTGCCGGTTTGCATTCTGGCTGGTGTGTTAGCCGGTGGATTATGTGGCTATATCAACGGGATGCTGGTCACCAAAATGACGATCCCGCCTTTCATCGCCACGTTGGGTCTGATGATGTCCGTCAGGGGGATCAACATGGTGATGACCGATGGCCGTGCTATCTACTTTGCCGATTACCCCTCTTTCAAAATGCTGGCTCAGGGACGCTTATTTGATGTGCTGCCTTATCCCGTCTTTTACCTGGTCATCGTGGCGCTGATTGCCGCGTATATCCTGAAGAAAACGGTTATTGGTCGTTACGTTTACGCCGTCGGTAGCAATGAAGTTGCCGCACACCTGTCCGGGATTAAAGTCCAGCGCGTCAAAATTTTTGTCTACGCCTTCTGCGGTCTGTTGACCGGGATTGCCGGGGTCATTCTGGCTTCGCGTCTGAACTCTGGACAACCAACCGTCGGGGTAGGTTATGAGCTGGAAGCGATCGCTGCGGTCGTGATTGGTGGTACGAGCCTGATGGGCGGAATTGGCACCATCGGCGGCACCATCATTGGCGCATTTATTATGAGCGTGTTGAAAAATGGCCTGAACCTGATGGGGGTTTCCCAGTTCTGGCAGATGGTCGCAATGGGTGTCGTGGTTATTGCTGCAGTTTATCTCGATACATTACGTAAAAAAATTCGTTGA
- a CDS encoding sugar ABC transporter ATP-binding protein, with protein MTCLFAPSLALSNVDFSLRKGEVHALLGENGAGKSTLMKILSGVYQPDEGSIIFEDKSVSFENPLSAQNLGITIIHQEFNLFPELTVEENIFIGREFCKNNRWRLDEKQQRLAAIDILQKLNLNISPETLVADLTVAQQQMVEIAKAISVNAKILIMDEPTAALTETEIDSLFRVTRLLKEQGTGIVYISHRLEELALIADRATVMRDGQFIATVDYDAVKISDLIAMMVGRDLGNIYPRREALAQRKPVLEVSGLTRKGVLNNIDFTLYQGEILGFAGLMGAGRTELARAIFGADAIDSGTLKLNGKETVIKDIPDAIRQGISYLTEDRKKEGLALGLSVERNIMLGNYPEYSDRYGNVDSQRCQKTSLEQVKALRIKTPHLEQAALNLSGGNQQKIIIARWVCKDTDILIFDEPTRGIDVGAKLEIYELMNRLVAKGKSIIMISSELPEVLGMCDRILVMRNGRITGELASDDATQEKIMQYATLED; from the coding sequence ATGACCTGCTTATTCGCACCTTCCTTAGCGTTGAGTAATGTGGATTTTTCTTTACGCAAAGGTGAGGTTCACGCGCTGCTTGGCGAAAATGGCGCGGGAAAGTCTACCCTCATGAAAATTTTATCCGGCGTTTATCAACCTGATGAAGGCAGTATTATTTTTGAGGATAAATCCGTTTCATTCGAAAACCCGTTGAGTGCCCAAAATCTGGGGATCACTATTATCCATCAGGAATTCAATCTGTTTCCTGAACTCACGGTTGAAGAAAATATCTTTATTGGCAGGGAATTTTGCAAAAATAATCGCTGGCGTCTGGATGAAAAGCAACAACGTCTGGCTGCTATCGATATTTTGCAAAAATTAAACCTGAATATCTCCCCTGAAACGTTGGTGGCTGACCTCACTGTCGCTCAACAACAAATGGTTGAGATTGCAAAAGCGATATCGGTGAATGCCAAAATTCTTATTATGGATGAACCGACGGCGGCGCTGACAGAGACGGAGATTGACAGCTTATTTCGTGTGACCCGTTTACTGAAAGAGCAGGGCACCGGCATTGTTTATATCTCGCACCGTCTGGAAGAGCTGGCGTTGATTGCCGATCGCGCGACGGTAATGCGTGACGGGCAGTTTATTGCCACCGTCGATTATGATGCGGTCAAAATCAGCGATCTCATCGCCATGATGGTTGGGCGCGATCTCGGCAATATCTACCCCCGCCGTGAGGCGCTCGCTCAGCGCAAACCGGTGCTCGAAGTGAGCGGTCTGACACGTAAAGGGGTATTGAATAACATCGACTTTACCCTGTATCAGGGAGAGATTTTAGGCTTTGCCGGTCTGATGGGCGCAGGACGAACTGAACTGGCGCGTGCGATTTTTGGTGCAGACGCGATCGATAGCGGGACCCTAAAACTGAACGGCAAAGAAACCGTGATTAAAGATATCCCTGACGCTATCAGACAAGGTATCAGCTATTTAACTGAGGACAGAAAAAAAGAGGGGCTGGCATTAGGGCTGTCCGTTGAGCGTAATATTATGCTGGGTAACTACCCGGAGTATTCCGACCGCTATGGCAACGTTGATAGTCAGCGTTGTCAGAAAACCAGCCTGGAACAGGTGAAAGCCCTGCGAATTAAAACGCCACATCTCGAGCAGGCTGCATTGAATTTGAGCGGGGGTAATCAGCAAAAAATCATTATTGCCCGCTGGGTATGTAAAGACACCGATATTCTCATCTTTGATGAACCCACCCGTGGGATTGATGTGGGCGCCAAACTTGAAATTTATGAATTGATGAATCGACTGGTGGCAAAAGGGAAATCAATAATCATGATCTCCTCTGAATTACCGGAAGTGCTGGGTATGTGCGATCGCATTTTAGTGATGCGGAATGGGCGTATTACCGGGGAATTAGCTTCTGATGACGCCACACAAGAAAAAATCATGCAATACGCGACGTTAGAGGACTAA
- a CDS encoding IS5-like element ISKpn26 family transposase, with product MSHQLTFADSEFSTKRRQTRKEIFLSRMEQIPPWQNMTAVIEPFYPKAGNGRRPYPLETMLRIHCMQHWYNLSDGAMEDALYEIASMRLFARLSLDSALPDRTTIMNFRHLLEQHQLARQLFKTINRWLAEAGVMMTQGTLVDATIIEAPSSTKNKEQQRDPEMHQTKKGNQWHFGMKAHIGVDAKSGLTHSLVTTAANEHDLNQLGNLLHGEEQFVSADAGYQGAPQREELAEVDVDWLIAERPGRVKTLKQHPRKNKTAINIEYMKASIRARVEHPFRIIKRQFGFVKARYKGLLKNDNQLAMLFTLANLFRVDQMIRQWERSQ from the coding sequence ATGAGCCATCAACTCACCTTCGCCGATAGTGAATTCAGCACTAAGCGCCGTCAGACCCGAAAAGAGATTTTCCTCTCCCGCATGGAGCAGATTCCGCCATGGCAGAATATGACCGCTGTCATCGAGCCGTTTTATCCCAAGGCGGGCAATGGCCGACGGCCCTATCCGCTGGAGACCATGCTGCGTATTCACTGCATGCAGCATTGGTACAACCTGAGCGACGGTGCCATGGAAGATGCCCTGTACGAAATCGCCTCCATGCGCCTGTTTGCCCGATTATCCCTGGATAGCGCCCTGCCGGATCGCACCACCATCATGAATTTCCGCCACCTGCTCGAGCAGCATCAACTGGCCCGTCAATTGTTCAAGACCATCAATCGCTGGCTGGCCGAAGCAGGCGTCATGATGACCCAAGGCACTTTGGTGGATGCCACCATCATTGAGGCACCCAGCTCTACCAAGAACAAAGAGCAGCAACGCGATCCGGAGATGCATCAGACCAAGAAAGGCAATCAGTGGCACTTTGGCATGAAGGCCCACATTGGTGTCGATGCCAAGAGTGGCCTGACCCACAGCCTGGTCACCACCGCGGCCAACGAGCATGACCTCAATCAGCTGGGTAATCTGCTTCATGGAGAGGAGCAATTTGTCTCAGCCGATGCCGGCTACCAAGGAGCGCCACAGCGCGAGGAGCTGGCCGAGGTGGATGTGGACTGGCTGATCGCCGAGCGTCCCGGCAGGGTAAAAACCTTGAAGCAGCATCCGCGCAAGAACAAAACGGCCATCAACATCGAATACATGAAAGCCAGCATCCGGGCCAGGGTGGAGCACCCGTTTCGCATCATCAAGCGGCAGTTTGGCTTCGTGAAAGCCAGATACAAGGGGCTGCTGAAAAACGATAACCAACTGGCGATGTTATTCACCCTGGCCAACCTGTTTCGGGTGGACCAAATGATACGTCAGTGGGAGAGATCTCAGTAA
- the fucI gene encoding L-fucose isomerase has product MKKINLPKIGIRPVIDGRRMGVRESLEEQTMNMAKATAALITEKLRHACGAQIECVVADTCIAGMAESAACEEKFSSMNVGVTITVTPCWCYGSETIDMDPMRPKAIWGFNGTERPGAVYLAAALAAHNQKGLPAFSIYGHDVQDAGDTTIPADVEEKLLRFTRAGLAVASLKGKSYLSVGGVSMGIAGSIVDHNFFESWLGMKVQPVDMTELRRRIDQKIYDEAELEIALAWADKHFRYGEDQNAQQYKRNAEQSRAVLKESLLMAMCIRDMMQGNKILADKGLVEESLGYNAIAAGFQGQRHWTDQYPNGDTAEALLNSSFDWNGIREPYVVATENDSLNGVAMLFGHQLTGTAQVFADVRTYWSPEAVKRVTGQPLTGLAEHGIIHLINSGSAALDGSCKQRDSEGKPTMKPHWEISQKEADECLAATEWCPAIHEYFRGGGYSSRFLTEGGVPFTMTRINIIKGLGPVLQIAEGWSVELPEEMHDQLDARTNSTWPTTWFAPRLTGKGPFADVYSVMANWGANHGVLTIGHVGADFITLAAMLRIPVCMHNVEEEKIYRPSAWAAHGMDSEGQDYRACQNYGPLYKR; this is encoded by the coding sequence ATGAAGAAAATCAACTTACCGAAAATTGGTATTCGCCCGGTTATCGACGGACGTCGCATGGGTGTACGTGAGTCGCTCGAAGAGCAAACCATGAATATGGCAAAAGCCACCGCCGCACTGATCACCGAAAAACTTCGCCACGCCTGCGGCGCACAAATTGAGTGTGTTGTCGCGGACACCTGTATTGCCGGCATGGCGGAGTCTGCCGCTTGTGAAGAGAAATTCAGCTCGATGAACGTTGGAGTGACCATTACCGTCACCCCATGCTGGTGCTACGGCAGCGAAACGATCGACATGGACCCCATGCGTCCGAAAGCCATTTGGGGCTTCAACGGAACAGAGCGCCCAGGCGCCGTTTACCTGGCGGCGGCGCTGGCTGCGCATAACCAGAAAGGTCTCCCCGCCTTCTCCATTTATGGCCATGACGTGCAGGATGCTGGCGATACCACGATCCCTGCGGATGTCGAAGAAAAACTGCTGCGTTTCACCCGAGCAGGCCTGGCCGTTGCCAGCCTGAAAGGCAAAAGCTATCTGTCCGTGGGCGGCGTATCGATGGGGATCGCAGGATCTATCGTCGATCATAACTTCTTCGAATCCTGGCTGGGAATGAAGGTTCAACCCGTTGATATGACGGAACTGCGTCGCCGCATTGATCAAAAAATCTATGACGAAGCCGAGCTGGAAATCGCACTGGCCTGGGCGGATAAACACTTCCGCTACGGCGAAGACCAGAATGCGCAGCAGTATAAGCGTAACGCAGAACAAAGCCGTGCAGTGCTGAAAGAGAGCCTGCTGATGGCAATGTGTATCCGCGACATGATGCAGGGCAACAAGATACTGGCCGACAAAGGTCTGGTGGAAGAATCGCTGGGCTACAATGCGATTGCCGCCGGTTTCCAGGGCCAGCGTCACTGGACCGATCAATACCCGAACGGCGACACCGCCGAAGCGCTGTTGAACAGCTCATTCGACTGGAATGGCATACGTGAACCGTATGTCGTGGCGACCGAAAACGACAGCCTGAACGGCGTGGCAATGCTGTTTGGCCATCAACTTACCGGCACCGCGCAAGTCTTTGCTGACGTTCGTACTTACTGGTCACCGGAAGCGGTAAAACGTGTCACGGGTCAACCGCTGACCGGGCTTGCTGAGCACGGCATCATCCACCTGATTAACTCCGGTTCTGCTGCGCTGGATGGCTCCTGCAAGCAGCGTGACAGCGAAGGCAAACCAACCATGAAACCACACTGGGAGATTTCCCAGAAAGAAGCGGATGAGTGTCTGGCGGCAACCGAATGGTGTCCGGCCATCCACGAATACTTCCGTGGCGGCGGTTACTCCTCTCGCTTCCTGACCGAAGGCGGCGTGCCGTTCACCATGACCCGCATTAATATCATCAAAGGTCTGGGGCCCGTGCTGCAAATTGCCGAAGGCTGGAGCGTTGAGTTACCGGAAGAGATGCACGATCAGCTTGATGCGCGTACTAACTCCACCTGGCCAACCACCTGGTTTGCACCGCGCTTAACCGGCAAAGGTCCTTTCGCTGATGTCTATTCCGTGATGGCGAACTGGGGGGCGAACCACGGCGTACTGACCATTGGTCACGTGGGTGCAGACTTTATTACCCTCGCCGCCATGCTGCGTATTCCCGTGTGCATGCACAACGTGGAAGAAGAGAAGATTTATCGTCCTTCTGCATGGGCTGCGCACGGTATGGACAGCGAAGGTCAGGATTATCGCGCCTGCCAAAACTACGGTCCGCTGTACAAGCGTTGA
- the fucK gene encoding L-fuculokinase has protein sequence MKQEVILVLDCGATNVRAIAVDRHGTIVARASTPNASEIAKENSTWHQWSLEAILQRFADCCQQIATELATCHIRGITVTTFGVDGALVDKDGKQLYPVISWKCPRTAAVMETIRRYMPAQQLQEISGVGAFSFNTLYKLVWLKENHPQLLEQAHAWLFISSLINHRLTGEFTTDITMAGTSQMLDIHQREFSPDILQATGIPRRLFPRIVEAGEQVGMLQNDTAKLLGLSTGIPVISAGHDTQFALFGAGAQPDEPVLSSGTWEILMVRSAQVNTSLLSHYPGSTCELDSRSGLCNPGMQWLASGVLEWVRKLLWTPQTPWQTLIDEAHAIPAGAEGVKMECDLLACQHAGWQGVTLNTTRGHFYRAALEGLTGQLQRNLHTLEQIGHFQASELLLVGGGSRNALWNQIKANVLNIPIKVLDDAETTVAGAAMFAWSGVGEFATPEDARAQISYQYRYFYPQTEPEFTGAE, from the coding sequence ATGAAACAAGAGGTCATCCTGGTCCTCGACTGCGGCGCGACCAATGTGCGGGCCATTGCCGTTGACCGTCATGGAACCATCGTTGCCCGCGCCTCAACGCCCAACGCCAGCGAGATCGCCAAAGAAAACAGTACCTGGCATCAATGGTCGCTGGAGGCCATTTTGCAACGCTTTGCCGACTGCTGCCAGCAGATCGCAACCGAACTGGCGACCTGCCATATCCGTGGCATTACTGTCACCACATTTGGCGTTGACGGCGCCCTGGTCGATAAAGACGGCAAGCAGCTTTATCCGGTGATCAGTTGGAAGTGTCCCCGCACCGCCGCCGTCATGGAAACGATTCGTCGCTATATGCCAGCGCAGCAATTACAGGAAATCTCCGGCGTCGGCGCCTTTAGTTTCAACACGTTGTATAAACTGGTGTGGCTCAAAGAGAACCATCCCCAGTTGCTGGAGCAGGCACACGCCTGGCTTTTTATCTCGTCACTGATCAACCACCGCTTAACCGGTGAATTCACAACGGATATCACCATGGCGGGTACCAGCCAGATGCTGGATATCCATCAGCGAGAATTTAGCCCTGACATCCTGCAGGCAACCGGCATACCGCGTCGACTGTTTCCACGCATCGTCGAAGCGGGTGAGCAGGTCGGCATGCTGCAAAACGACACTGCAAAACTGCTTGGGCTTTCGACTGGCATTCCAGTGATTTCGGCCGGACATGACACGCAGTTTGCGCTGTTTGGCGCAGGCGCGCAGCCGGACGAACCGGTGCTTTCTTCCGGCACCTGGGAAATCCTGATGGTGCGCAGTGCGCAGGTTAATACTTCCCTGCTTAGCCATTATCCAGGCTCCACCTGCGAGCTGGACAGCCGAAGCGGATTATGTAACCCCGGTATGCAATGGCTGGCTTCCGGTGTGCTTGAATGGGTACGCAAACTGCTGTGGACGCCACAAACTCCGTGGCAAACGCTGATCGACGAGGCTCATGCCATCCCGGCAGGTGCTGAAGGTGTGAAAATGGAGTGTGACCTGCTGGCCTGCCAGCACGCAGGCTGGCAAGGCGTTACGCTCAATACCACCCGCGGACACTTTTATCGCGCGGCGCTGGAAGGGTTGACGGGACAACTTCAGCGAAATTTGCACACTCTGGAACAAATCGGTCACTTCCAGGCCAGCGAACTGTTGCTGGTCGGCGGTGGAAGCCGCAACGCGCTGTGGAATCAGATAAAAGCCAACGTGCTCAATATTCCCATCAAAGTGCTGGATGACGCAGAAACCACGGTTGCCGGCGCCGCCATGTTCGCCTGGTCCGGTGTGGGCGAATTTGCGACCCCGGAAGACGCCAGAGCGCAGATCAGCTATCAGTATCGTTACTTCTATCCGCAAACCGAACCCGAATTTACAGGAGCCGAGTGA
- the fucU gene encoding L-fucose mutarotase: protein MLKTISPLISPHLLKVLAEMGHGDEIIFSDAHFPAHSMGPQVIRADGLLVSDLLQAIIPLFELDSYAPPLVMMAAVEGDALDPDVEARYRQALSLHAPCPDITRIDRYAFYERAQKAFAIVITGERAKYGNILLKKGVTP, encoded by the coding sequence ATGCTAAAAACGATTTCGCCCCTAATTTCCCCCCACCTTTTGAAGGTACTGGCTGAAATGGGACATGGCGATGAAATCATCTTTTCCGATGCCCATTTCCCTGCGCACAGTATGGGACCGCAGGTCATTCGTGCTGACGGTTTGCTGGTCAGCGATCTCCTGCAAGCTATTATTCCCCTGTTTGAACTGGACAGCTATGCGCCACCGCTGGTGATGATGGCAGCCGTAGAGGGCGATGCCCTCGACCCGGATGTTGAAGCGCGTTATCGCCAGGCGCTTTCATTACACGCGCCCTGCCCGGATATTACCCGCATTGACCGTTATGCGTTCTATGAACGCGCACAAAAAGCATTTGCAATCGTCATCACCGGGGAACGGGCAAAGTACGGAAATATTCTGTTGAAAAAAGGCGTCACACCGTAA
- the fucR gene encoding L-fucose operon activator, with the protein MKAARQQAIVELLISHKSLTTEALSLQLNVCKETIRRDLSELQEQGKVLRNHGRARMIHRENQDSGDPFHIRLKSHYAHKADIAREALTWIEEGMVIALDASSTCWYLARQLPDIDIHVFTNSQPICQELARREHIQLISSGGRLERKYGCYVNPSLISQLKPLDIDLFIFSCEGIDSNGALWDSNTINAEFKSTLLKRAAQSLLLIDKSKFNRSGEARIGYLNDVTHIVSDEAGLISVASSGI; encoded by the coding sequence ATGAAAGCGGCGCGTCAGCAAGCGATAGTCGAATTGCTCATCAGCCATAAAAGCCTGACGACAGAGGCGTTGTCTTTGCAACTGAACGTCTGCAAAGAGACGATCCGTCGCGATCTCAGTGAACTGCAGGAACAGGGCAAAGTGTTACGCAACCACGGGCGCGCCAGGATGATCCATCGGGAAAATCAGGACAGCGGCGACCCGTTTCACATCAGATTAAAAAGCCATTATGCGCACAAAGCAGATATCGCCAGAGAGGCGTTAACCTGGATAGAAGAAGGGATGGTTATCGCCCTGGATGCCAGCTCAACCTGCTGGTATTTGGCGCGCCAGTTGCCGGACATCGATATTCACGTCTTTACCAACAGCCAGCCCATCTGCCAGGAATTGGCCCGGCGCGAACATATCCAGCTTATCAGCTCAGGCGGCCGGCTTGAGCGTAAATACGGCTGCTACGTCAATCCGTCGCTCATCTCACAGCTCAAGCCACTCGACATCGATCTGTTTATTTTTTCTTGTGAAGGGATAGACAGCAACGGCGCTCTCTGGGACTCCAATACGATCAATGCCGAGTTCAAATCGACACTCCTCAAGCGAGCAGCACAATCACTACTGTTGATTGATAAGAGTAAATTTAATCGTTCTGGCGAGGCGCGCATCGGATATCTAAATGATGTAACGCATATTGTTTCAGACGAGGCTGGCCTGATAAGCGTAGCGTCATCAGGCATTTAG